A window of Mangifera indica cultivar Alphonso chromosome 11, CATAS_Mindica_2.1, whole genome shotgun sequence contains these coding sequences:
- the LOC123230115 gene encoding bZIP transcription factor 60-like gives MEEDNVFVEYEIDWNDLFTELLDPSPVETFSNPLSPDVSVSSWAMNIESLLMKDDNHDLEPLNQQSLDDFFSDILADSPPPAAYAKAVDDVATDKDSNVSDESVPVTSEEEGKLVHEGEKANDKNNTSEKNTSENDFDDDAGADDPIYKKRRRQLRNRDAAVRSRERKKMYVKDLEMKSRYLEGECRKLGRLLQCVVAENQALRLSLQKGNAFGASSAKQESAVLLLESLLLGSLLWFLGIICLFTLPTLIQTTPELFPLKSVEEKAPGNPAPRGAGSKVLISSLFKSRRCKASRTRMKTRDNILRGLVLDFLH, from the exons ATGGAGGAAGACAACGTATTTGTCGAATATGAGATCGACTGGAACGATCTTTTCACGGAATTGTTGGATCCATCACCGGTGGAGACTTTCTCGAATCCCTTATCACCTGATGTTTCGGTGTCTTCATGGGCGATGAATATCGAGAGTCTGTTGATGAAGGATGATAATCACGATCTAGAGCCGCTCAATCAGCAATCGCTCGACGATTTTTTTTCAGATATACTCGCGGATTCGCCGCCTCCTGCAGCTTATGCGAAGGCCGTTGACGACGTGGCAACTGATAAAGATTCTAATGTTTCTGATGAATCTGTTCCTGTTACCTCTGAGGAGGAAGGGAAGCTGGTCCACGAAGGAGAAAAAGCCAACGACAAGAACAATACCAGTGAAAAGAACACTAGTGAGAATGATTTTGATGATGACGCTGGCGCTGACGATCCCATCTACAAGAAACGGAGAAG GCAGTTGAGAAATAGGGATGCGGCAGTTAGATCGAGGGAGAGGAAGAAGATGTATGTGAAGGATCTTGAAATGAAGAGTAGGTACTTAGAAGGCGAATGCAGAAAACTGGGGCGGTTGCTTCAGTGTGTTGTTGCAGAAAATCAAGCTCTTCGTCTTAGTTTACAAAAGGGCAATGCATTTGGTGCATCCTCGGCCAAGCAGGAGTCTGCTGTGCTCTTGTTGG AATCCCTGCTGTTGGGTTCCCTGCTTTGGTTCCTGGGCATCATTTGCCTGTTTACCCTGCCCACACTAATCCAGACAACTCCGGAGTTGTTTCCACTGAAAAGCGTGGAAGAGAAAGCTCCAGGAAATCCAGCTCCAAGAGGAGCAGGAAGTAAAGTTTTGATATCCTCTCTATTTAAATCTCGGAGATGCAAAGCTTCAAGGACAAGGATGAAAACAAGAGATAATATTCTTAGAGGTTTGGTATTAGACTTCCTTCACTAG
- the LOC123229558 gene encoding splicing factor U2af small subunit A-like — protein sequence MAEHLASIFGTEKDRVNCPFYFKIGACRHGDRCARLHNRPTISPTLLLSNMYHRPDMITPGVDAQGQPIEPRKIQDHFEDFYKDIFEELSKFGEIESLNVCDNLADHMIGNVYVQFKEEDQAAVALQALQGRFYSGRPILADFSPVTDFREATCRQFEENSCNRGGYCNFMHVKLIGRDLRRKLFGRNRGYRVSRSRSRSLSPRHRRDKDYYDRRERDRDHRDRDRDRGRHKYDRDGRDRDDRNRRHFTPRRSRSPIREGSEERRARIEQWNREREENL from the coding sequence ATGGCGGAGCATTTGGCTTCGATATTCGGCACAGAGAAGGACCGCGTGAACTGTCCATTCTATTTTAAGATCGGCGCCTGTCGTCACGGTGACCGTTGCGCTCGACTCCACAATCGCCCCACCATCTCCCCAACTCTCTTATTATCCAACATGTACCACCGCCCCGACATGATCACTCCAGGCGTCGATGCCCAGGGCCAGCCTATCGAGCCTCGTAAAATCCAAGACCACTTTGAAGACTTTTACAAAGACATCTTTGAAGAACTCAGCAAGTTCGGCGAGATCGAGAGTCTTAATGTCTGCGATAATCTAGCCGACCACATGATCGGAAATGTTTATGTCCAGTTCAAAGAGGAAGACCAAGCTGCCGTTGCTTTACAAGCTCTACAAGGAAGATTTTATTCCGGTCGTCCAATTTTAGCCGATTTCTCTCCCGTGACAGATTTCCGTGAAGCCACGTGTCGGCAGTTCGAGGAGAATAGCTGTAACCGGGGCggttattgtaattttatgcaTGTGAAACTGATTGGGCGGGATTTGAGGAGGAAGTTGTTTGGGAGGAACCGTGGATATCGAGTAAGTAGAAGCAGGAGCAGGAGTTTGAGTCCGCGTCACAGAAGAGATAAGGATTATTATGATAGGCGTGAGAGGGATAGAGATCATAGGGACCGTGACCGTGACCGTGGAAGACATAAATATGATAGAGACGGCAGAGACAGAGATGATAGAAACAGAAGACACTTTACGCCTAGAAGGAGCAGGAGTCCTATTAGAGAGGGAAGTGAAGAGCGTAGAGCAAGAATTGAACAATGGAACCGAGAAAGGGAGGAGAACCTGTGA
- the LOC123228592 gene encoding mitotic spindle checkpoint protein BUBR1, producing MLMFNYPYQPPTLKSLVRNGPSSNKIINFRRPRRGIAVMEDTQIQSIDPETQFLASKQETGNEWELFKENVRPLKRGRNIRLLNHSLASHNDIQLKKSLLDNRRRLIEAIDEYQGDDPLHPWIQCIKWVQEAFPAGGDSSGLVVLYEQCVRTFWHSERYKDDLRYLKVWLEYAENCVDAEVIYSFLDANDIGKTHSAYYIAYALHMESKSKMKAANDLFSLGISRNAQPTEKLKDAYKKFLVRSMRRPKAADEDLEENHLPARSFGTVLAREDNRRQTIQSTDQQRKKLKTNGSKEASFHIYKDTKVDVMSSHQPDKSKIDHCSWHTLGVKAERNKENNAVPVKWTSYKIPQRSVSRVGGATASNHIEVFIDEECAETHETHHEQGEHSKSSTLKAKQGDGQDIKRETELLRKNPLRNFPPNSLPR from the exons ATGTTGATGTTCAATTATCCGTATCAGCCACCTACTTTGAAAAGCTTGGTTAGGAACGGGCCGAGTtccaataaaataatcaattt CCGCAGGCCAAGAAGAGGAATAGCGGTAATGGAAGATACCCAGATTCAGAGTATAGATCCAGAGACACAATTTCTCGCTTCAAAACAAGAAACTGGGAATGAGTGGGAACTCTTCAAGGAAAACGTTAGGCCTTTGAAGAGAGGCCGCAACATTCGTCTGCTTAACCACTCCCTTGCCTCACACAACGACATTCAACTAAAGAAGTCTCTGCTTGATAATCGAAG gagaCTGATTGAAGCCATCGATGAGTACCAAGGAGATGATCCTCTACACCCATGGATCCA GTGTATAAAATGGGTTCAAGAGGCTTTTCCAGCTGGGGGAGACAGTTCAGGATTGGTCGTGCTATACGAACAGTGTGTTCGCACGTTTTGGCATTCAGAACGTTACAAGGATGATCTCCGCTACCTTAAAGTTTGGCTAGAATAT GCTGAAAACTGTGTTGACGCGGAAGTAATTTACAGTTTCCTAGACGCCAATGATATTGGGAAGACGCATTCCGCATACTACATAGCCTATGCTTTGCATATGGAATCCAAGTCTAAGATGAAAGCTGCAAATGACCTATTCAGCCTCGGAATATCAAG gAATGCTCAACCAACAGAAAAATTGAAGGATGCCTACAAAAAATTTCTTGTACGCTCAATGAGAAGACCAAAAGCTGCTGAC GAGGACTTGGAAGAAAATCACTTGCCAGCCAGAAGCTTTGGAACCGTCCTGGCTAGGGAAGATAATC GAAGGCAGACTATACAGAGCACTGATCAGCAGAGGAAAAAGTTGAAGACAAATGG GAGTAAAGAAGcttcatttcatatttacaaagaTACAAAAGTTGATGTCATGTCAAGTCATCAACCAGATAAGTCAAAGATAGATCATTGTTCCTGGCACACTCTTGGAGTTAAAGCTgagagaaacaaagaaaataatgcagTACCTGTCAAGTGGACTTCGTACAAG ATTCCACAAAGGTCTGTGTCTAGAGTTGGAGGGGCAACTGCAAGTAACCATATTGAAGTGTTTATTGATGAAGAATGTGCAGA AACACATGAGACACATCACGAGCAGGGTGAACATAGCAAGTCTTCAACTTTAAAGGCTAAGCAGGGGGATGGCCAAGATATTAAAAG GGAAACAGAGCTGTTGAGGAAGAACCCGTTACGCAATTTCCCTCCTAACAGCCTTCCTAGATGA
- the LOC123228594 gene encoding calvin cycle protein CP12-3, chloroplastic-like: MVTGFQRRKQERKRTGEDIEESMASLAATATVPRTSFLASRTCFCSKKISIASVQQQKKVQGRNTSVKATGMAKFKGTPMREKQLTEMIEQKMIEAKQICEGDLTSDKCKVTWDEVEEVSQAKADLRRKLEKQDPLEFFCQENPETDECRIYED, encoded by the coding sequence ATGGTCACTGGTTTTCAAAGAaggaaacaagaaagaaaacgaACGGGTGAGGATATTGAAGAGTCAATGGCATCTTTGGCTGCGACGGCAACCGTTCCAAGAACATCGTTCTTGGCTTCGAGAACTTGTTTTTgttcaaagaaaataagtatAGCATCGGTTCAACAACAGAAGAAGGTGCAAGGAAGGAATACGAGTGTGAAAGCGACAGGTATGGCAAAGTTCAAGGGGACGCCTATGAGAGAGAAGCAACTGACAGAGATGATCGAGCAGAAAATGATTGAAGCTAAGCAAATATGTGAGGGAGATCTAACCTCTGACAAATGTAAAGTTACGTGGGATGAGGTGGAAGAAGTGAGCCAAGCCAAGGCGGATCTCAGACGCAAACTTGAGAAGCAAGATCCTCTCGAATTCTTTTGCCAAGAAAATCCTGAGACTGACGAGTGCCGTATCTATGAAGATTAG
- the LOC123228591 gene encoding DExH-box ATP-dependent RNA helicase DExH12-like, translating into MAHLGGGAEAHARSKQYEYRANSSLVLTTDSRPRDTHEPTGEPESLWGKIDPKSFGDRAYKGRPPELDEKLKKSKKKKERDPISEPVPRQSKRRRLRQESVLTSTEEGLYQPKTKETRAAYEAMLSVIQQQLGGQPLNIVSAAADEILAVLKNETAKNPDKKKDIEKLLNPIPNHVFDQLVSIGRLITDYQDGGDAGASNANSDEALDDDMGVAVEFEENDDEEEESDLDMVQEDEEDDDDDVAEPNGSAAMQMGGGIDDDDSHDANEGMSLNVQDIDAYWLQRKISQAYEQQIDPQQCQKLAEEVLKILAEGDDREVETNLLVHLQFEKFSLIKFLLRNRLKIVWCTRLARSEDQEERKKIEEEMMGSGPDLIAILEQLHATRATAKERQKNLEKSIREEARRLKDESGGGGNRDRRGLVDRDADGGWLQGQRQLLDLDSLAFEQGGLLMANKKCDLPTGSYRHLSKGYEEVHVPSLKPKPLDPNEKLIKITEMPEWAHPAFKGMTQLNRVQSRVYETALFSADNILLCAPTGAGKTNVAVLTILQQLALNRNPDGSFNQSNYKIVYVAPMKALVAEVVGNLSNRLQVYDVKVRELSGDQTLTRQQIEETQIIVTTPEKWDIITRKSGDRTYTQLVKLLIVDEIHLLHDNRGPVLESIVARTVRQIETTKEHIRLVGLSATLPNYEDVALFLRVDLGKGLFHFDNSYRPVPLSQQYIGITVKKPLQRFQLMNDLCYEKVMAVAGKHQVLIFVHSRKETAKTARAIRDAALENDTLGRFLKEDSVSREILQSHTDMVKSNDLKDLLPYGFAIHHAGMTRGDRQLVEDLFGDGHVQVLVSTATLAWGVNLPAHTVIIKGTQIYNPEKGAWAELSPLDIMQMLGRAGRPQYDSYGEGIIITGHSELQYYLSLMNQQLPIESQFVSKLADQLNAEIVLGTVQNAKEACNWIGYTYLYIRMLRNPLLYGLSPEVLKEDITLGERRADLIHSAATILDRNNLIKYDRKSGYFQVTDLGRIASYYYITHGTIATYNEHLKPTMGDIELCRLFSLSEEFKYVTVRQDEKMELAKLLDRVPIPIKESLEEPSAKINVLLQAYISQLKLEGLSLTSDMVFITQSAGRLMRALFEIVLKRGWAQIAEKALNLSKMVTKRMWNVQTPLRQFNGIPNEILMKLEKKDIAWERYYDLSAAELGELIRYSKMGRTLHRFVHQFPKLNLAAHVQPITRTVLRVELTITPDFQWDDKVHGYVEPFWVIVEDNDGEYILHHEYFMLKKQYIDEDHTLNFTVPIYEPLPPQYFIRVVSDKWLGSQTVLPVSFRHLILPEKYPPPTELLDLQPLPVTALRNPSYENLYKDFKHFNPVQTQVFTVLYNTDDNVLVAAPTGSGKTICAEFAILRNHQKASDSVMRAVYIAPIAALAKERLRDWEEKFGRHLGMRVVELTGETAMDLKLLEKGQIIISTPEKWDALSRRWKQRKYVQQVSLFIIDELHLIGGQGGPVLEVIVSRMRYIASQVENKIRLVALSTSLANAKDLGEWIGATSHGLFNFPPGVRPVPLEIHIQGVDIANFDARMQAMTKPTYTAIVQRAKNGKPALVFVPSRKYVRLTAVDLMTYSSMDSDQNSAFLLRSHENFEEYLSGISEEMLRATLRHGVGYLHEGLSSYDQEVVSELFKGGFIQACVMSSSLCWGVPLTAHLVVVMGTQYYDGQENAHTDYPVTDLLQMMGHASRPLLDNSGKCVILCHAPRKEYYKKFLYEAFPVESHLHHFLHDNFNAEVVAGVIENKQDAVDYLTWTFMYRRLTQNPNYYNLQGVSHRHLSDHLSELVENTLSDLEASKCIIIEDDMDLSPSNHGMIASYYYISYTTIERFSSSLTPKTKMKGLLEILASASEYAQLPVRPGEEEAVRKLINHQRFSFENPRCTDPHVKANALLQAYFSRQSVGGNLALDQREVLLSASRLLQAMVDVISSNGWLSLALLAMEVSQMVTQGMWERDSMLLQLPHFTKELAKRCQENPGKSIETVFDLVEMEDDERRELLQMSDSQLADIARFCNRFPNIDMSYEVQDGDNVWAGEDITLQVTLERDLEGRTEVGPVDAPRYPKAKEEGWWLVVGDTKTNQVLAIKRVSLQRKSRVKLDFAAPTDAGKKSYTLYFMCDSYMGCDQEYSFTVDVKEAGGPDEDSGRE; encoded by the exons ATGGCACATCTGGGTGGTGGTGCGGAAGCACACGCCCGATCCAAACAATATGAGTATAGAGCAAACTCGAGTCTTGTTCTAACCACGGATTCTCGCCCTCGTGATACTCACGAACCCACTGGTGAGCCCGAGTCTCTCTGGGGCAAGATTGATCCCAAAAGCTTTGGTGATCGTGCTTACAAGGGCAGACCCCCTGAGTTAGatgagaaattaaagaaatctaagaagaagaaggagcgTGATCCGATTTCTGAACCTGTTCCACGACAGAGCAAGAGACGTCGTCTTCGTCAAGAGAGCGTTCTTACTTCCACTGAGGAAGGGCTTTACCAGCCCAAGACCAAGGAAACCAGAGCTGCCTATGAGGCTATGCTCAGTGTCATTCAACAGCAGTTGGGTGGTCAACCTCTTAATATTGTTAGTGCTGCTGCTGATGAGATTTTGGCTGTTCTTAAGAATGAGACTGCTAAAAACCCTGATAAGAAGAAGGATATTGAGAAGTTGTTGAACCCCATACCAAATCATGTCTTTGATCAGCTTGTTTCCATTGGAAGGCTTATTACTGATTATCAAGATGGGGGTGATGCTGGGGCTTCTAATGCTAATAGCGATGAGGCACTTGATGATGATATGGGTGTGGCTGTTGAATTTGAAGAGAATGACGATGAAGAGGAAGAGAGTGATCTGGATATGGTTCAGGAGGATgaagaggatgatgatgatgatgtggcTGAGCCCAATGGTTCTGCTGCTATGCAAATGGGTGGTGGGATTGACGATGATGATTCACATGATGCGAATGAGGGCATGAGTCTTAATGTTCAGGATATTGATGCTTATTGGCTTCAAAGGAAAATCTCTCAAGCTTATGAGCAACAAATTGACCCACAGCAGTGTCAGAAACTTGCAGAAGAGGTTCTGAAGATACTTGCTGAGGGAGATGACAGGGAAGTTGAGACTAATCTGCTGGTGCATCTTCAATTTGAGAAATTCAGCCTCATTAAGTTTTTATTGCGTAACCGTCTGAAGATTGTGTGGTGTACTCGTTTGGCGAGGTCTGAAGACCAAGAAGAGAGGAAGAAGATTGAGGAGGAAATGATGGGTTCGGGTCCTGATTTGATTGCAATTTTGGAGCAGTTGCATGCAACAAGGGCAACTGCCAAGGAAAGGCAGAAGAATCTGGAGAAGAGTATTAGAGAAGAGGCTCGCAGGCTGAAGGACGAGAGCGGTGGTGGTGGCAACAGGGATAGGAGGGGTCTTGTTGATAGAGACGCAGATGGTGGCTGGTTGCAGGGTCAGCGCCAGTTACTTGATCTAGACAGCCTTGCTTTTGAACAGGGTGGTCTTTTGATGGCAAATAAAAAGTGTGATCTTCCTACTGGGTCATATAGACATCTTAGCAAGGGATACGAAGAAGTTCATGTGCCATCATTGAAACCAAAACCACTGGATCCCAATGAGAAGTTGATAAAGATAACTGAGATGCCAGAATGGGCACATCCTGCTTTCAAAGGAATGACCCAGTTGAATAGGGTGCAGAGTAGAGTGTATGAAACTGCCCTTTTCTCAGCAGATAATATACTGTTGTGTGCTCCTACCGGGGCTGGGAAAACTAATGTTGCTGTCCTTACCATACTTCAGCAGTTAGCATTGAATCGGAACCCAGATGGTTCATTCAACCAAAGCAACTATAAGATTGTCTATGTGGCACCAATGAAAGCTCTTGTTGCTGAAGTTGTTGGTAATCTTTCTAATCGTTTGCAGGTATATGATGTCAAGGTGAGGGAGCTAAGTGGAGACCAGACACTCACTCGCCAACAAATTGAAGAAACGCAAATAATTGTTACCACTCCTGAGAAGTGGGATATCATTACCAGAAAATCAGGGGATCGAACCTACACACAGCTTGTGAAGCTTCTTATTGTTGATGAAATTCATTTGCTTCATGATAATCGAGGTCCTGTGCTTGAAAGTATTGTTGCTAGAACTGTTAGGCAAATTGAAACTACAAAAGAGCATATTCGGTTGGTTGGGTTGTCAGCTACACTCCCAAATTATGAAGATGTGGCTTTATTTTTACGAGTGGATTTGGGAAAAGGCTTGTTCCACTTTGACAATAGTTATAGACCTGTCCCTCTTTCTCAGCAGTATATTGGGATCACAGTCAAGAAGCCACTGCAAAGGTTCCAGTTGATGAATGATTTGTGTTATGAAAAGGTTATGGCAGTTGCTGGAAAGCATCAAGTTCTTATTTTTGTCCACTCTAGGAAGGAAACAGCAAAAACAGCTCGTGCAATACGAGATGCAGCACTTGAGAATGATACCCTTGGTAGATTCTTGAAGGAGGACAGTGTCAGCCGTGAGATTCTCCAAAGTCACACTGATATGGTCAAGAGCAATGATCTTAAAGACCTTTTGCCTTATGGTTTTGCAATTCATCATGCTGGGATGACAAGGGGTGACCGTCAACTTGTTGAGGATCTTTTTGGTGATGGACATGTGCAGGTGTTGGTTTCCACTGCAACTCTTGCTTGGGGGGTGAATTTGCCTGCTCATACAGTGATCATTAAGGGAACCCAGATTTACAATCCAGAAAAAGGGGCATGGGCTGAGCTTAGTCCTTTGGATATTATGCAGATGCTTGGTCGTGCTGGAAGGCCTCAATATGATTCATATGGGGAAGGGATTATCATTACTGGTCATAGTGAACTTCAATACTATCTTTCATTAATGAATCAGCAACTCCCTATCGAAAGTCAGTTTGTTTCCAAACTAGCAGATCAACTAAATGCTGAAATTGTCCTTGGCACTGTCCAAAATGCTAAAGAGGCCTGCAATTGGATTGGGTACACTTACCTGTACATTCGTATGTTACGAAATCCTTTGCTTTATGGTTTGTCGCCTGAGGTTCTGAAAGAAGATATAACACTGGGGGAGAGGAGAGCTGATTTG ATTCACTCTGCTGCCACCATCTTGGACAGAAATAACTTGATCAAGTATGATAGGAAAAGTGGATATTTCCAGGTTACAGACTTGGGTCGCATTGCAAGCTATTACTATATAACTCATGGGACAATAGCCACATATAATGAGCATTTGAAGCCAACCATGGGCGATATTGAGCTTTGCCGGCTATTTTCGCTCAGTGAAGAATTCAAATATGTAACAGTTAGGCAAGATGAGAAGATGGAGCTGGCTAAGCTGTTGGACCGTGTTCCCATTCCCATAAAGGAAAGCCTGGAAGAGCCTAGTGCCAAGATTAATGTTTTGCTTCAGGCATACATTTCTCAGCTAAAGCTTGAAGGGCTTTCCTTGACTTCTGACATGGTGTTCATAACTCAG AGTGCAGGACGTCTTATGAGAGCTCTTTTCGAGATTGTACTGAAACGGGGTTGGGCACAAATAGCAGAGAAAGCTTTGAACTTGAGCAAAATGGTTACCAAACGGATGTGGAATGTCCAAACACCTCTCCGCCAGTTCAATGGAATCCCAAACGAAATTTTAATGAAGTTGGAGAAGAAAGATATTGCATGGGAAAGGTATTATGATCTCTCAGCTGCAGAGCTTGGGGAGCTCATTCGTTACTCAAAGATGGGTAGGACGCTTCACAGATTTGTTCACCAATTCCCAAAACTAAACCTTGCAGCGCATGTTCAACCAATAACTCGCACTGTTTTAAGGGTTGAACTTACAATAACACCAGACTTCCAGTGGGATGACAAGGTCCATGGATATGTGGAGCCATTTTGGGTAATTGTGGAGGATAATGATGGTGAATACATTCTTCACCATGAATATTTTATGCTGAAAAAGCAGTACATAGATGAGGACCACACACTGAATTTCACCGTGCCAATCTATGAACCATTGCCACCACAGTATTTTATACGAGTTGTGTCAGATAAGTGGCTGGGCTCACAAACTGTTTTACCTGTCTCCTTCAGACACCTTATTTTGCCTGAAAAGTATCCTCCACCTACAGAACTCTTAGACTTACAACCTCTCCCAGTGACAGCATTGCGCAATCCATCATATGAAAATCTttataaggattttaagcatttTAACCCTGTCCAGACTCAGGTGTTTACTGTGTTGTATAATACAGATGATAATGTCTTGGTTGCTGCTCCAACAGGGAGTGGGAAGACAATTTGTGCAGAGTTTGCCATTTTGAGGAATCATCAAAAAGCGTCTGATAGTGTCATGCGTGCTGTATATATAGCACCCATTGCAGCTCTTGCTAAAGAACGCTTACGTGATTGGGAGGAGAAGTTTGGCCGTCATCTTGGAATGCGGGTGGTTGAACTAACTGGGGAAACAGCCATGGATCTGAAACTGCTTGAGAAAGGTCAAATAATTATCAGTACTCCAGAGAAATGGGATGCTTTATCTCGCCGCTGGAAACAGAGGAAGTATGTGCAGCAGGTTAGTCTTTTCATCATTGATGAACTCCACCTGATTGGGGGTCAAGGTGGTCCTGTCTTGGAGGTGATTGTTTCTCGGATGAGATATATTGCCAGCCAGGTTGAGAACAAGATCCGTCTTGTGGCTCTGTCTACTTCTCTTGCAAATGCCAAGGATCTTGGAGAATGGATAGGGGCTACCTCTCATGGCCTTTTCAATTTTCCTCCTGGGGTTCGTCCTGTGCCTCTGGAAATACATATCCAGGGAGTGGATATAGCCAATTTTGATGCAAGGATGCAAGCTATGACAAAACCCACATACACTGCAATTGTCCAACGTGCCAAGAATGGAAAGCCTGCACTTGTATTTGTCCCTTCAAGAAAATATGTCCGACTCACTGCTGTTGATCTGATGACATATTCCAGTATGGACAGTGATCAGAATTCAGCTTTTCTATTGCGATCCCATGAAAACTTTGAGGAATATCTCAGTGGTATCAGTGAAGAGATGTTGAGAGCCACTTTACGTCATGGAGTGGGATACTTGCATGAGGGTTTAAGCAGTTATGATCAAGAAGTTGTTTCAGAGCTATTTAAAGGTGGATTCATTCAGGCTTGTGTTATGAGTAGTTCGCTTTGTTGGGGAGTGCCATTGACAGCACATTTAGTAGTTGTGATGGGAACGCAGTATTATGATGGGCAGGAAAATGCTCATACGGACTATCCTGTTACAGATCTATTGCAGATGATGGGTCATGCCAGTCGACCTTTGCTAGATAATTCTGGGAAATGTGTCATTCTCTGTCATGCCCCTCGTAAAGAATACTACAAGAAGTTCTTGTATGAAGCTTTTCCTGTCGAAAGTCATTTGCATCATTTCTTACATGACAATTTCAATGCAGAAGTTGTTGCAGGAGTTATTGAGAACAAGCAAGATGCTGTGGATTATCTTACTTGGACGTTCATGTACAGGAGGCTTACTCAAAATCCAAACTACTACAATCTCCAGGGTGTAAGTCACAGGCATCTTTCTGATCACCTCTCGGAACTGGTTGAGAACACATTAAGTGATCTGGAAGCGAGCAAGTGCATCATTATAGAAGATGACATGGACCTTTCTCCTTCAAATCATGGCATGATTGCTTCCTACTATTACATCAGTTACACAACTATTGAACGGTTCAGTTCTTCTTTGACtccaaagacaaagatgaaggGTCTTCTGGAGATTCTTGCTTCAGCTTCAGAGTATGCACAACTACCTGTACGACCTGGGGAGGAAGAGGCAGTTCGGAAGTTAATAAATCATCAGAGATTTTCATTTGAGAATCCGAGATGCACTGATCCACATGTTAAGGCAAATGCTCTTCTTCAGGCATACTTCTCCAGGCAATCAGTGGGTGGGAACCTTGCATTGGACCAGCGGGAGGTTCTCCTTTCTGCTAGTAGATTGCTCCAGGCTATGGTTGATGTTATTTCAAGTAATGGTTGGCTGAGTCTTGCACTCCTTGCAATGGAAGTGAGTCAAATGGTGACTCAGGGCATGTGGGAACGTGATTCCATGCTTCTCCAGCTCCCGCATTTCACAAAAGAGTTGGCAAAGAGATGCCAAGAGAATCCTGGAAAGAGCATAGAGACAGTGTTTGATTTGGTGGAGATGGAGGATGATGAGAGGCGTGAGCTCCTGCAGATGTCTGATTCACAGTTAGCTGATATTGCAAGATTTTGCAATCGTTTCCCCAATATAGACATGTCTTACGAGGTGCAGGATGGCGATAACGTATGGGCTGGGGAGGACATTACATTGCAAGTCACCCTTGAGCGGGATTTGGAGGGGAGGACAGAGGTGGGACCTGTTGATGCTCCTAGATATCCTAAAGCCAAAGAGGAAGGCTGGTGGCTCGTTGTTGGTGACACCAAGACTAACCAGGTGCTTGCCATTAAGAGAGTGTCACTCCAAAGGAAGTCGAGGGTCAAGCTTGATTTTGCTGCGCCTACAGATGCTGGGAAGAAATCATATACTCTCTATTTTATGTGTGATTCATATATGGGCTGCGACCAAGAATATAGTTTCACCGTTGATGTCAAAGAAGCTGGCGGCCCGGATGAAGACAGTGGACGAGAATGA